Genomic window (Falco cherrug isolate bFalChe1 chromosome 4, bFalChe1.pri, whole genome shotgun sequence):
gtttctttccaaaatttAAGATTTAgatagcttcattttttttccactgaagatTTTTGTCTCCCATCCCCCATAACAAGTAAAACCAGTACAAGCCAGCAGCCTGATGACAGCAGCAGAGTAAGGATACTACTGGGAGGCAAAGAATGTAAAACGACAAAACTCGGTAGTCTTCCCACCTGCCTGAGTCCTAATTTCCCCTAGCGGCTACTGTAACAAGTAACATCAGCACATTGTTTTGAAGTAAAAGCTGAAATTCCTTTTTATCAACGGTATGATTTTAATGCCCACATTTTGGGTTATTTTAGAACGGTAGACTGTATGTCTGTGGCAAGGGGGAAGAGCACCCATGCTTTAAGGAAGACACTGTTTGTAAGAACATGATTACTGTTGTACTCACCCAAGCAAAGGTGGCACGCAGTCCAGTCTCCTCTCTCCAACAGTCACCCCTGGTGGATACCTAAGGAGTCATTAAAAGAACAAGGCAGATACACAGACAGTCTCCCGTGGATGCGATGTGCAGTACTGGGGTGGCATGAAGAAGTAGTATCTTTTATTAGACCAAGATATATAGGTGGAAAAATGAGGTAAACTTTTGGTCATACAAACTTTTCTTAGGGTTAGAAACACCAGCTGCAGCTTTCAGTTAAGAACAATTGCTTAACATTTACTAAGATACTTATTAAGCCAGCTCTGAAAGGAAGACAGTAGCTTTAGAATGCAGGACGTTAATCACGTTAATGATGCTAAGGATAGAAGAAAGAGTGGCATTTATTAACTAAGCAAAAAGGAGAGACAATTTCCTTACAGTCTGTTGATTTGGAGAGTTAAGGgcgtgggggtgtgtgtgtgtgtgtaagcagaaggaaaatatactGTCAGACCAGCATCTCTGCCAAGTCCCTGGGTTTGGGTGTTGGGCAGAGTTAGGAAACCTAGTTCCCAGGCTCACTTCTGTGGGACAAGTTCTGTAGTTTCCCTTAAGGATCAGGTttgaaagaggagagggagaatgTCCTGTTCAGTGAGAAACACTCCctcaccagcagcacagtggtTTGGTCTATGAAGACAGTCTCTGGGAGTTCATGCTGGTGCTCAGTGGTcatttgcagcagcaaaactaCCAGGAAGGCAGCCCTGCACAGGATGAAGTACATTACAGTCCTGGAACTGCAAATGTAAGACTGGATGATGCTGGTGGTTTGATGGCAGGGGGTGTTCATTGCTGTTGTAGCGGCTGGGCATCAACACATCTTACATTTCTTGCTGAGGCATGGTTTACACTGATCTGGTGTTTTGGACCACAGAGAATTATGCTTCTAATGAtgagttttgtggtttggggtgcTTGAAATGTAGGACAAATGCTTCTGGGAAGATTCTTTCCATGcaggattttcttctgttatatGAAAAATCGTTGAACAGTTAAAACCAGCAAGTCCTAGGAACCTTCCTGAACATAGCAGCTGTCAGCCCTCATTCttccccccaaaacaacccctTCATTCccatttctactttttctttctgagctgGTTTCACTGATACACCTCTATCTAATTTCTAAGAAGTTGTTCTCAAGTTGCATATAGCTTTAGTAGTTACTGcttcagaacaacaaaaaaatatagctTGTTAACCCCAAAATTTGCCTACTTTTCCTTCTATACCAGTTGGTCTGAAAAAAGCTATTACCTACGTGTACAAACCTTGTCCTGTATAAAGTCATCTTCCTCCTGGAACAGTTTTCTGGATTGCTGCACACAGCCACTTAGAACAGtgacttttcagtgttttccagttGGAGAAGTATTTCCTAAGTATTTCAAATGCAGACACCCGTAGACAGAATTTCAGCCAACTGATGATGGACTTAGGCATCTTAATTACCTTTCCTAGATTGTGTGATATGTCCCCAGGTCTGAAGGCCACAGGCAGAATTAGCCATGTTAGACAAGTTAGGAATTCACACTCCTTTTCTATGAGAAAAAGCACGTATAATACATGTTCCTCTCTAAAGATCCAGTGTCCAGTTGTTTTAAGATCAATAGGAAAACAATACTCTCATTTAGGGTTGAATATAAATTAGGGTTTGAGCTACAAAGAAGTTAGTAATGTTAGTTACTGATGTAGATCTGAAGAGGAATATCCGTAGCTTAAAACTGTAAATATGATATGCAAGGAATCAAACTTTTTTTAgcagaagatggaaaaagatATAATCTGTGCATATCATTTTTGAACTACGGTCCTCTGAGAAGAGAGTTTTTGACAGAACTCAATGAACCTCAGTAAACGAGGACATCAGCAATCGGCATATTTAAGGTTGTGCAATTTCTAGACATGATCCTGCTCCTGCAGTCGTTACACAGCATAGATCTTGCTATTAATTAGTTTGAATGTGGGACAGCACTGCTGGGAGAAAGTGGCCTAAATAGCATGGTCCAAATTTTATCTGTAGCTATCCAAGAAATATGGATGTCTTTTATTAACCCTTGCCACCTGTGACAGCTAGAAATAAATGCAGGGCTTGTCTTATTCCTAATGGATTTTTGCAGTTTGTTAGCGTGTAACATGGAAAGGGTGGGAGCATGCCGCAAGAGAAGGGAGACAGCTGGCCCGAGACATTTCATGCCTGGTTCAGCCTAAATGGCAACATGAACTGTCGGACAAGTATGAGGACATTCACGCACACGACGCAGAGGCTTGGTTACTGAATGCTTGGAGAACATGGCAGgattctcctcctcctcctctccaggagCACGGTCTATTATTCTTATTGAATTCCAGTGAGTACAGCATATCCCCCATTCAGCCTCCATCATTTTTCCAGACTACACAGTTCAGAAGAACCAACAGGCCCTCCATTCTGCATGCGCAACGGGGCTTGAGACGTGCAGAAACGGCCACTGTTGGTGGTCACTGTATGCCCATTCACCTCCTCCCCCGAATACAGCCAGTATTTCACCACCCTGACGGGGAGGTATTTGCAAGTCACGCAGCATTCATCCGGAGTTAAGCTGGCATAGCTGCCCACCGGGCAGCGGGAGGAAGAGGAATGGGAAAGCCCTGTTGTGATTATTTCCCatctcaggctgctgctgtaggCATGACAGGAGGAAGACGCACATAAAATACTGGCAGTAGCTCAGCAGGGAGATACTCGCCGGGTGTCTCTGGAGGGAGGCGAGTGTTGGCCACCCGCAGGTCCCCGGTTGCGTGCGAGATGAGCATCGCGGCCCCTGCCTTCGGACCGGCGCCGAGGTGCtacagcagccctggctgggagAGTTCAGCCCTGCAAAGACGCTCTCCGGCTGTTCGCGGCTCCCTACGGCTGACCCGTGACAACAGCACTGGCcaccccccggccctgcccttTGCCATTTGGCAAACACGGACGCCCGCCCCACCTCAacccccaccgccccctgcccctgccggGCTGTGAGTGGAACCGAAATCGGCGCAGCTGCCTTTCCGCCGGCGGAGGCGCCGAGTTCGGTGGGCCCTGGACCCCACCGGGGTGCGCAGTTCAATGGCCTCAGTCATCACCGGGGGAGCCAAAACCGACCCCCGGCACAGCCGCCCCCGGCACCCCGCCGGCTCCGCGCGGCAGCCGCCGGCGTCCAGCCCAGCCGCCCCGGCGGGACcggccccccctgcccctccgcACTGCCGAAAGAAAGGCacggccccccgccccccgatCATCCCCCcgccggcacggcacggcacggcacggctcggcacggctcggGGCCGCCCCCCCTGGCGGCGCCCCCTttcccccgcgccgcccccgcctTTGTGCGCGGCTTggggcagccccgcgcccgcctGCGCCCGCCCCCGGGTGAGGCGTTGGGAGACGGTCCCTTACGCAGGAAAGTTCGGCGTCGGTTTCAAGGCCCCTCCCTCCCGGTGAAAGGCAGACTGCGGGGCGCCTGGAAACCGGTCGGAGGGAGCGCGGCGCGGCGAGGCGAGGGGCGCGGGCTCGAGGGGCCGGCACAAATGgtcaggcggcggcggcggcggcggaggcggcggtGGTGGTAGGCGGAGGcgcggcgggcgctgccgccggTGCGGGCAGAGCTGCGTGCCGCGGCCGCGCGAGTGGCGGCCGGGGTtgccccgtccctgcccgccgCTCCCTTCATGAGTCGCAAGTTCGGGCCGGGAggagcagcggcggcggcggggcggcgggagcccgGCTGGGCGGGCGGCACCGACTGAGCATGGCCGAGCGGCGCGGGccggcggcgagcggcggcggggaAGTTGGCGGCGGGGAAGttggcggcgggcggcgggcgggcggcggccggtGCCCgcggctgccgccgccgctgctgccgccgccgctgctgctgctgctgctgtgggcggcggcgctgccggccgGGGGCCAGCCGCCGGCGCCGCAGTACAACGGCGAGCGGGGCATCTCCATCCCGGACCACGGCTATTGCCAGCCCATCTCCATCCCGCTCTGCACCGACATCGCTTACAACCAGACCATCATGCCCAACCTGCTGGGCCACACCAACCAGGAGGACGcggggctggaggtgcaccAGTTCTACCCGCTGGTGAAGGTGCAGTGCTCGGCCGAGCTCAagttcttcctctgctccatgTACGCCCCGGTGTGCAccgtgctggagcaggcccTGCCGCCCTGCCGCTCCCTCTGCGAGCGGGCTCGCCAGGGCTGCGAGGCCCTCATGAACAAGTTCGGCTTCCAGTGGCCCGACACGCTGCGCTGCGAGAAGTTCCCGGTGCACGGGGCCGGCGAGCTCTGCGTGGGGCAGAACGCCTCCGAGCGCGGCACACCCACACCCGCCCTGCGCCCCGAGAGCTGGACCAGCAACCCCcaccgcggcggcggcggcgctgggggCTCGGGGCCCGGCGAGCCCCGCGGGCGCTTCTCCTGCCCGCGGGCGCTGAAGGTGCCCTCCTACCTGAACTACCGCTTCCTGGGGGAGAAGGACTGCGGGGCGCCCTGCGAGCCCGGCCGCCTCTACGGGCTCATGTACTTCGGGCCCGAGGAGCTGCGCTTCTCCCGCACCTGGATCGGCATCTGGTCCGTGCTCTGCTGCGCCTCCACCCTCTTCACCGTCCTCACCTACCTGGTGGACATGAAGCGGTTCAGCTACCCCGAGCGGCCCATCATCTTCCTCTCGGGCTGCTACACGGCGGTGGCCGTGGCCTACATCGCCGGCTTCCTGCTGGAGGAGAGGGTGGTCTGCAACGAGCGCTTCGCCGAGGACGGCTCCCGCACCGTGGCGCAGGGCACGAAGCGGGAGGGCTGCACCATCCTCTTCATGATGCTCTACTTTTTCGGCATGGCCAGCTCCATCTGGTGGGTCATCCTCTCCCTCACCTGGTTCCTGGCCGCCGGCATGAAGTGGGGCCACGAGGCCATTGAGGCCAACTCCCAGTACTTCCACCTGGCCGCCTGGGCCGTGCCGGCCATCAAGACTATCACGATCCTGGCCCTGGGGCAGGTGGATGGAGACGTCCTCAGCGGCGTCTGCTTTGTGGGCATCAACAACGTGGATGCCCTGCGGGGCTTCGTGCTGGCCCCCTTGTTCGTCTACCTGTTCATCGGCACCTCCTTCCTGCTGGCCGGCTTTGTGTCCCTCTTCAGGATCCGGACCATCATGAAGCATGACGGCACCAAGACGGAAAAGCTGGAGAAGCTCATGGTGAGGATAGGCATCTTCAGCGTCCTCTACACGGTGCCGGCCACCATTGTCATTGCCTGCTATTTTTACGAGCAAGCTTTTAGGGAACagtgggagaggagctgggtCACGCAGAGCTGTAAGAGCTATGCCATCCCCTGCCCCAACAACCACAGCAGCCATCACCCACCCATGAGCCCTGACTTCACCGTCTTCATGATCAAGTATCTCATGACCTTAATCGTGGGCATCACGTCGGGCTTCTGGATCTGGTCTGGGAAAACCCTGAACTCCTGGAGGAAGTTTTACACCAGGCTCACCAACAGCAAGCAGGGCGAGACCACCGTCTGAGACCCTTGCCCGCTGGGCCAGGGGGGTGGCGGGTGGGTGGGATGGCAGCCGGAGGACCGGGGCTCTGCCTTGGGAAGCAGCTCCTTGTCCAGCCAGGGCAGACTTTGGGGACCGCGACTCGCAGCCgcaggcggcggggggcggAGGACGAGGCAGGTGGGgacccccgccccggggcgccCGGCTCTGCCCTCCCGGCACCACTCGGGCCGGCTCCGGTAGGAACTGAACACTGTCAGGTTGGGGGAGAGGGATGTAAATAGCCTCTGTAAGATTTTGTAagtatatttgtatttaaattacaaaaatctcacatttttaattatgtagGACACTTTTTACCAGTTTGCGGATtttgcttcttccctcccccccccccccctttttttttatttaaaaaaaaaaaaaaaggcgttGGATTTTTATTTCGTAGGGCAGGATGGGAAAAACTGCCGGTaagagaaaccaaaacaaacccctttcttctcccccacaCAGGTTTTGTAATGGCTTTGCTTGGAGTTTCAGTTGCATGAGCAGCAGGGCCCGGAGCGCGGCTGCCGGGGGCGCCGCCTGAcgcgggctggggctgggccgcggccccggcctGCCGGAGGTATGTGGCGGTggaggtggggctggggctggggaggagcgCCGCttcccgccccggccccgcggggggacGGACCCCCGCCCGGGCCCACACGGCGGAGGGCAGCCGGCCGCCCGGGCCTGGCGCAGGGACGGCGCTGCCCCTGGCTTCGGCCGGCCGCGGCGGAGCCGGGCCCCGCTGACCCCGGCGGGCGCCGCCGGAGCCCTGTGAGGGGGTAGAAGCGACACCCAGCGCGGCCCGCGGTGCGCCCGGCGTTTCCGAGGGCCCAGAGCCGcgcccggcggccccggccgccctcGGCCGGTTTTACGGCATGTGTTTGGGTGCACCGCACAGCTGGAGGGGAGCTGGCCCGCAGGAGCTGAGGCCGCACGCCGCCTGCACCTGTAGCACGTCCGACGGCTcgggcggcggccggggagGTAGATGCACCGAACTTGCCCGACGCCGTGTTCCGCGGGGCCGGCCGGCacccccggcgctgccccgccgcccccccccccccctcgccgGGCGGGCCGCgctgggtgggcaggggcaggaccGGGCTCAGCAAAAAGCTCGTCATCGGGGTAAAACGTTGTATTCAGGTTTTAttaccacccccacccccctttaaTTGGATCCATGCGCTGGCTCTTCATTTGGGAAACGGTGGAGCGGTTGCCATTCCCCTGAATTTTTACTCATTACGCACTATGAGGGTGTGATGATTTTTGCCAGTAGTAAAAAcgaaggaagggaaaaagaaaaccgGAATGTTTCAGCAGTCTGGTGGGATGCGAGACCTCAAAGAGCctctgttgtcttttttcccctctttttgtCGGTACAGTAATAACATTACATACTATACTGCAGAGATAAGGTACCATGTGTGCAGTATATCTGCTACCTTGTATGCTCCTGGGTGTGTGGGATTGTGCTtcttaataataattaaaaaaaaaaaaggttaaaaatgaaattgtaacTTTTGACAGATGCATTTGAATATTTAGTCCTCTGtatgaaaaacagcagaatgCTTCTCTCCTGATTGTattgttttaaactttttttttatatacaaatgCCTGTATTTAGGTTCATAAACATTATCAATGGCTACCATACcctgaaatgcaaaattatttgaatttggtatgcatttatttctgttcattatCACAAGATCATCTATATTTATAGAGGAATagaaatttatatatattaaataccatatttttaatttctctgaaataaattgAGGTTTTGTACAAAACTACAAAACTATCTTGTCTTTTTACATATTCCTCTGACTAAAATACTGTGTGAAAACAGGATATATACTAGAAGATGCATGggattccttttttcttatgttGAGTTCACAGTAACAAGCTGGAATTCAGTGTAGGAATTCATTgtgcattttggtttttatcTCTGGGCCGGGCTAGATTAATCCTTCAAAAGAAGTAATGTAAACTGTTCAAGATCTCTGACAGGGTATGGTTGGTGGTGTGAAATCCAAGAACAGATCTGCTATAtggcaagagaagaaagaagctcactagttggttgggttttttttgtttgttaaagaAAAGGGTTCTCTCAACTTAGgctttcttctccctttgctattaaaattataataaaaaagattttctcACTGCTTAAAATGACACTCAGACCATATTGCAATATtgtcagaatattttaatgagtaaaatagttttgttttcctgaatttgGAATGTTTGGTTAAGCCAGAATTAAATGGTATGTTCATGGAAGCATTTCAGCTTTATGGAAAGTACATGCATTCTTAATTCAATACTACAcatccttcccccccccccccccccttttttttttttttcactaattaATTGTTCAAAGCGCCATTCTGTAAGCACGGGTTTGTTAGGAAGAATGCCTCTTTATGAGACTTGATGTCTGATTTCCAGTTTTGTAAGCTTAGTAGCGTTTCATTCTATAGATCCAGAGGAAGATGTCAATGATTTTTGGctcatttacttttttcaaaTTGTGATGCATAAAGAGCCATAGAGGAGTAAGGGAAGCTTAACAAAATAATGAGGTGAgacaagaaaaagcagtgtttctttCGTAATTgtaaaatttgttttgcataAACACAGTTCCTGTCTTCTCAGATATTTTTCAcgtttttctcttcttccccctACCCACCCCCAcgttttttttgggtttttctgtgttttgttttgttttttaatattttagcatttaaaattGTACAGGTCAGCACTCAGCTAATGACATAAAGTGCAAGCCATTCAATTCCAGTTGCAGTGGAATTCTTTTTGGTCAGCGTATAATTACATTTGAGCCATTTTTACTGATCTGTTTTCTTGCAGCTGAAcatatgtaatttatttatgcACAGGAGAACACAGTTATTTGTAATACAGAATTCATATTTATGGTAGGGATGGGAGGATtgatatttctaaaaatactttttgaagaaaagtagTGGAGTTATTTCTACATGAagtaaaatgttaatatttgtGATTCATGATTTGAAGCAGATATGGATCCTCTTCAGTTCTTTGGAATTTTTCTCATAGATTCCAGAGCTGAAGCTCCATATTCAGTCTTggttattttaataaatatactAGAGAGCACAATATGATCATCTAAACATCATTCAAAAGAGCAACCCCCTGCTTTGTTGTTCGTTAATTTTTGTGAACTTCCACAGGGCAGTAATTTGCAAAGGTCACAGTCATTACTGAATGCTGTGGTGCTATCTGTATGACTCACCTacctttttatactttttgcAACACATAATGGTATTTGAGACTCTTTATTAATATGATACAAAGGTGTCTTGCATAGCTATGTTGCAGTCATCACTAATGTTTTCCCtcaatgtttaaaacaaatctaTCCAATGCTTCAGGGAATTTAGATTGGATTTGTGACTACAGTCTGTATAATTGATGTACCATGTTCACCAGAGTCTCACTGTATACAAAGAAGCGTGTTGCCCAGTTCTCTTCTCCCTGATTAATGTAAGAACAAAACTGGTGTAGCAAAGTTTGTTGCACTAGAAGTACTTGTTAAGGCATTCCTTACtcaacagctttgctttttcatggGGTGTATTTATAGTCTGAAATGAAGAAGCAGTCAGAATCACCATTCCCCTGAAGAGGGCTGTAGCCTGGAGAGCTGAGGATGCTGATTTACTGTTCATCCTTCAGCAACAGTAATGCTTTTTAATGTAGTGGCAAATTTGTGGTATTGGA
Coding sequences:
- the FZD1 gene encoding frizzled-1 isoform X2, whose amino-acid sequence is MAERRGPAASGGGEVGGGEVGGGRRAGGGRCPRLPPPLLPPPLLLLLLWAAALPAGGQPPAPQYNGERGISIPDHGYCQPISIPLCTDIAYNQTIMPNLLGHTNQEDAGLEVHQFYPLVKVQCSAELKFFLCSMYAPVCTVLEQALPPCRSLCERARQGCEALMNKFGFQWPDTLRCEKFPVHGAGELCVGQNASERGTPTPALRPESWTSNPHRGGGGAGGSGPGEPRGRFSCPRALKVPSYLNYRFLGEKDCGAPCEPGRLYGLMYFGPEELRFSRTWIGIWSVLCCASTLFTVLTYLVDMKRFSYPERPIIFLSGCYTAVAVAYIAGFLLEERVVCNERFAEDGSRTVAQGTKREGCTILFMMLYFFGMASSIWWVILSLTWFLAAGMKWGHEAIEANSQYFHLAAWAVPAIKTITILALGQVDGDVLSGVCFVGINNVDALRGFVLAPLFVYLFIGTSFLLAGFVSLFRIRTIMKHDGTKTEKLEKLMVL
- the FZD1 gene encoding frizzled-1 isoform X1 — its product is MAERRGPAASGGGEVGGGEVGGGRRAGGGRCPRLPPPLLPPPLLLLLLWAAALPAGGQPPAPQYNGERGISIPDHGYCQPISIPLCTDIAYNQTIMPNLLGHTNQEDAGLEVHQFYPLVKVQCSAELKFFLCSMYAPVCTVLEQALPPCRSLCERARQGCEALMNKFGFQWPDTLRCEKFPVHGAGELCVGQNASERGTPTPALRPESWTSNPHRGGGGAGGSGPGEPRGRFSCPRALKVPSYLNYRFLGEKDCGAPCEPGRLYGLMYFGPEELRFSRTWIGIWSVLCCASTLFTVLTYLVDMKRFSYPERPIIFLSGCYTAVAVAYIAGFLLEERVVCNERFAEDGSRTVAQGTKREGCTILFMMLYFFGMASSIWWVILSLTWFLAAGMKWGHEAIEANSQYFHLAAWAVPAIKTITILALGQVDGDVLSGVCFVGINNVDALRGFVLAPLFVYLFIGTSFLLAGFVSLFRIRTIMKHDGTKTEKLEKLMVRIGIFSVLYTVPATIVIACYFYEQAFREQWERSWVTQSCKSYAIPCPNNHSSHHPPMSPDFTVFMIKYLMTLIVGITSGFWIWSGKTLNSWRKFYTRLTNSKQGETTV